A region of the Streptomyces dengpaensis genome:
GTGGTGCGGCGGCCGGGACGGGCGGATCAGGCAGCCGCCAGAACGGATCAGGCGGAGGCGTTGCGGGCGCGCTGGCGGTCGCGGGCCTCACGGCGCTTGATGCGGCGGCGCTCGTTCTCGCTCATGCCGCCCGACACGCCGTGCGTCTGGCCGGTCTCCAGCGTCCAGGCGGCGCACGTCTCCAACACGGGGCACCTGCGGCAGACCGCCTTGGCCTCATCAATCTGGAGCAGCGCCGGGCCGGTGTTGCCGATGGGGAAGAACAGCTCGGGGTCCTCCTGGGCGCAAGCGCCCCGGGCCCGCCAGTTGCTGTTGACCGGCAGGTCGGCGGAGGGGGACTGGGCGGTGCGTACGATGGAAGAGCGGTTCATCAGGGCCTCCCAGAAGGTCCGTTGTTGTGTACGAGACAGCCCCAGGGCGGCCACCCTGGGGCTGTGTGCGTTCTAGCGACGGCCGGACGGCCAGAGCGGGGTGACATCCCGACGCTCTCCGCCGGCCCCGCCCGGTGAGGGCGGAGACGACGGGCAATGCCGGAGGTCAGCGGCGCTGCTGCTTCTGCCGGGCCTGGTAGGCGTCCTGGAGCCGGGCGAAGCGCTCGTGGATCGGCGCCCCGCCCACGCACTCCTGACCGTCCTGGCAGGCCTCGCAGTTGGTGGTGTGCTCGGTGGAGTCCTGGAACGCCTTCATGTAGCGGACGTACAGGTCATCCGTCTGACGGGCGGTCATCGGCGGTTGTCCTCCGACCGCTTGTTCTGCTCCGCGTTCTTCCGCGAGAGCTCCGCGCGCTCCGCGTCAGTCAGGCTGGTGATCACGCCGCCACCTCCCAACCGGCAAGCGCCGGGGCGGTGTTGGGCAGGAGCACCAGGACGACGTCGACGCGGACGGCGTCCTCGGGCTCGTAGCCCTCGGCTTCGTCCTCTTCCTCGATGTCGTCGATGATCCCGGCCCGCGGCTTCAGCGCGGAGCGTGCCATGCTGTTCTGCATCAGGTCCTCCAGACAGGTCCTGGACAGCCCCCGGGATCCCTAGTCCCTGGGGCTGTCGCCGTTCTGGCTGCCGTACGAGCAGCCACGGCCCCGGCCGACCCGAGGTAATCGGGTCGGCCGGGGCCGTGGTCGATCGTGCGACGCTGGTCAGACGGCGCCGGCCGGAAGAGCGCGGGACACGAAGCCCTTCGCCTTCTGGAGGATCGGCGCGGGAATGCCGTGCCGGACTCCGACCTCCTCAACCTCTGCGTCGCTGAGGCCGTAGTACATCGAGGCACCGTTCACGTAGATCGACAGCGCCTCGTAGTTTTCGTCCGGGAGGGCACCGCCGTTCTGCGTGACGATGTCGGCGAACTGCGGAAGCGCGCGGTTGAGAACGGTGAAGGCGTAGGCCCTGTCCTCCGGCCCAGGCCCGGCCTTACCGGCCTCACCCGCATCCGGCTGCTCCTGGACCATCCGAGGGCGGGCCTCCAGCTCGGCAACCCGCTCCTCGGCACGCGTCGCCCGGGAGTCTGCGACCTTGTACGCCTCCTGCGCCGCCTTCCGGGCGAGACGAGCGACATTCAGTTCGCCGGTCAGGCGCTGTACCTCGCCGTCCTTCGCCTCAACGCTCGCGGCCTGGGCGACGACTTCCTCCTCGGCACGGGTGAGCTTGTCGCGTAACGCGTCGGCGGTTGTGCGTCGTACAAACGGCAGCTTCATGCGGCTGTCCCCTTCATGTTGCTGTTCGACTCGGCTGGTCCGTACGAGCAGCCACGGCCCCGGCCTTCCCGCGTACGGGATGGCCGGGGCCGTGGTCGTTCGTGCGTGGCGGTTCAGCGCGCGGGGCGCTTGGGGTGAAGCGTGGTCAGCGGGACCAGCGGGCTGCCCAGCGGGGCGTCACCGGCGGGCAGCTGCGCGCGCCGGGTGTCGGCGTCGCGTACCGCCGTCTCCGTCGACGCCCACTTCATCTCCCGCAGCAGCCACAGCGCCCGACCGTCACCGGGCTCGTCATCCGTCGGCGCCGTCTGCTTCTGCGCGGCGATCTGGCTGACGGCCGGGGCCAGCGCGACCTTCGGCTTCCGCAGCACGGTGGTCTTGCGGCGGTGAACGGTCTCCGAGTTGCCGTCCTCCAGGCGCTCCTGCCACTTCTTGACCGTCATGTCGACGGTGACCAGGCGGTTGCTGCCCAGGCGGCAGCGGACGGCCGCGTCCTTGCCCGCCAGGCCCGTGTCGTGCGGCACCACCTTGGGCCTCTTGGTCTGGAGGCCGCTGATCGGCACCCACGTCTTGCAGTCGGGGCAGATCAGCGACGCGCAGGCCGGACGCAGATCGACCTGGTGAGGCTTGAGGGTGGAGATGACGAGCGCCGGGCGGGCGTTGACGGTGCGGGAGCGGGTCCGGCTCCGGCGGGGGCGGGCGGTGCGCTCAAGGGTCGAAGCTGACATCTGGACTCCTTATGGACGGAGTGGCAGGGAGCGCGTCGCGATGCTCTCTCTGCCCTCCGGGCCGCACGGCACGAGGCCGGCGTCCCGTAGGACAGACAGCGCACAGCGCTGCGACGTGCACACAGTCGTCGCGGCCGTCAGGCTCCGGAGGAGTTCGATGGTGCTCTCGCGCCCTCAGCGAGCTGAGGACTACTCCGGCCGCCCCGAGGGGCGGACGACTACTGCGGTCTTGCTTTTGCGGTGCTCCCAGAGGATCACCGCGTCTTACTTACCTCAGGTTGCCTGAGGTATCCTCAGGTGTCAAGCAGTATGGTGAGGTACCCTCAGGCCAAGAAGCGACCGAAGGAGGCGAAATGCCCGAGCCACCGCGAGCCGACAACCGGCCGCCGTATACGCGCATCGCGAGTCACTACCGCGACCTCATCAGCTCCGGGGAGCTCGCGCGGGGCGTCCTGCTGCCGAGCATCAGTGCCCTGGCAGCCGAGTGGGGTGTCAGCACGGCCACGGCCGACCGGGCGATGAAACTGCTGCGTGATGAGCAACTCGTTCGGGGCATCAAGGGAGTTGGCACCGAGGTTCTGGGACTCCCCGTTTCGCTCTCCACCGGCTCCGACCGCCACGACCGCAGCACCAAGACGCAGTCGACGTGGGGCACCGGCGAGAAGTCGAGCGGGCACACAGCCGGCATAGTCGCCGCTCCCGACGACATCGCAAGCGTGCTGGGCATCGCTCCTGGTGACGACGTGATCCGCCGAAGCCGTGTCTACCGGGATGCGCATGGCATCGTCGCTCATTCGACCTCCTGGATCCCGGCCGAATTCGCGCAGGTGTTGCCCGAGTTGGCGGAGAGTGTGCGCCTCAAGGGCGGGCTGTCGCTGGACCTGATTGCCCGGGCCACCGGACGGCAGGTGGCGCGGCGTATGCATGAGGAAGGCGCTCGCATCGCCACCGCGCAGGACCTCGAGCTCCTGGAGCTGGAGACCGGTACGGTCGCGGCGATCCTGGTGCTGACCGCGAGATTCTTGGACGCCGACGGCGAGGTGCTGGAGTTCGGGGTCGACTTGGGTGCTCCGGGCCGTACACGCCGCTTCACCTCGGAGGAGGAGCGGTGACCAGCCGCGACACCGTTCTCCTGGACGACGACGTCGTCCACTGCCTTGAGACCCGCCTCGGTAGCCTCCTGCGAGCCGAGGCGTCCGACATTCTGACCTTGGAAGGACGATTCGAGATCCGCCGCATCTCTGCAGCCCTGGCCGGTCGTCCGGGGCCCGCGCCTCGCGCCATCCTCATGTCGGCGATGCCTGGCGCTGGCAAGACGGCCCTCGCTCTGACTCTGGAGCAGGCTGGCTTCCGGCGTCTCTGCCCGGATGAGGAGATGTTCCGCCGCTATGGCCACTACGGAAGGGACTTCCCGCGCGGCGAGTTCCGCGTCCGGGAGGCGCCCGTCCTCAAAGACATTGCCCTGGAACTCCAGGAGTCGCTGCAATCCGGCCGCGACACCGTGGTCGACCACGGATTCTGGACTCCGGAGGAACGCGCCCAATGGGCGGCGACCGCCATGGAAGCTGGCGGCGTACCCGTTCTCGTCTACCTGCCCGTGCCCCACGAGGTGCGCTGGGAGAGGATCCGGGAGCGCAACACCCAATCGCTGGTCGACCCAAATGCGATCGAATTCAGCGAGGAAGACCTGCTGAGGTTCGCAGGCCGATTCCACCCGCCGACCGCCGACGAACCGCACATCGTCTACGACGGCCATCCCGAGAGCCTGCTGGCCGAACTTCGCCGTACGCGTCCGTCCACTGATGGCGGCCTCCATTGACCTCTACCTCCCACGTGCATCACCGAGCACTTCTTGACCATGACCGTGCTCGGTTGATGTCGCTACGGAAAGTGACATCAGGGGGTGACATTCGGAATGTCACCCCCACTTGTCACCTCCGCGCGATCAAGGGGCCGTGCCATGCTCGGCCGCAGAAGGGCCGGCTTCCGCTCCGTGAGCATCACCCTGTCGGGGCACAGGCTGCGCCGCAGGACCGTACGGGGAAGGGGATCGGCGATGACTGCTGACGAGCGTCCGGACTGGGCACGTCGGATGGTTGAGGAGCGGCTTGCGCGGGAGTGGTCGCAGCCCGACGCGGTGCGCGCCATGATGGCCCGCCTCCCCGAGGACCAGGCCGTGAGCGAGCAGGACCTGTTGCGCCAGTGGAAGCGGTGGGAGGCCGGCGAGGCTCAGCCGTCGAAGTATCGGTCGGTGATCGCTCAGACCTTCGGCACGACCACGGGCGCGTTCTTCCCCGAGAAGAGCCGCCGTGATGGGCGATCTGAGATCTTGCAGGTCAGCGGTATGGACACCGTGGACATCATCGCCCGGCTGCGTGCGTCCGATGTGGACGTGGCGACGTTGGACGCGCTAAGGATCACGGCCGATCGGCTGTGCTGCGAGTACGCGTACATGCCGGCCGACCAGTTGCTCCTGGAAGGAAAGGCCTGGCTGGCGCGGGTCGTTGGCCTCCAGCACCAGCGGGTGAGCCTGGCGCAGCACCGCGAGATCATTGCCCTTGCTGGGAAGCTCTCGCTCCTGGTCGGCTGTGTCGAGTACGACTCCGGCCGGCCGCGCGATGCCGAAGCCACCCGTCAGGCCGCGCTGATGCTCGGTCAGGAGTCGGGGGAGCTGAGCGTGCAGGGCTGGGCGCACGAGATGCGTGCCTGGTTCGCGCTGACGCGGGGCGACTACCGCGGTGTCATCGCCGCCGCGGACGCCGGCATCTCAGTCGCGCCGAACGAGAGCGTCGCCGCGCAGCTGTATGCACAGAAGGCCAAGGCATGGGCGCGGCTGGGGGACCGATCTCAGACGGAGGTCGCGCTCGATCAGGGGCGGCAGCTCCTGGAGCGTCTCCCGTACCCGGAGAACATCGAGAACCACTTCGTCGTCGACCCGGGCAAGTACGACTTCTACCG
Encoded here:
- a CDS encoding WhiB family transcriptional regulator produces the protein MNRSSIVRTAQSPSADLPVNSNWRARGACAQEDPELFFPIGNTGPALLQIDEAKAVCRRCPVLETCAAWTLETGQTHGVSGGMSENERRRIKRREARDRQRARNASA
- a CDS encoding GntR family transcriptional regulator, producing the protein MPEPPRADNRPPYTRIASHYRDLISSGELARGVLLPSISALAAEWGVSTATADRAMKLLRDEQLVRGIKGVGTEVLGLPVSLSTGSDRHDRSTKTQSTWGTGEKSSGHTAGIVAAPDDIASVLGIAPGDDVIRRSRVYRDAHGIVAHSTSWIPAEFAQVLPELAESVRLKGGLSLDLIARATGRQVARRMHEEGARIATAQDLELLELETGTVAAILVLTARFLDADGEVLEFGVDLGAPGRTRRFTSEEER
- a CDS encoding AAA family ATPase, whose product is MTSRDTVLLDDDVVHCLETRLGSLLRAEASDILTLEGRFEIRRISAALAGRPGPAPRAILMSAMPGAGKTALALTLEQAGFRRLCPDEEMFRRYGHYGRDFPRGEFRVREAPVLKDIALELQESLQSGRDTVVDHGFWTPEERAQWAATAMEAGGVPVLVYLPVPHEVRWERIRERNTQSLVDPNAIEFSEEDLLRFAGRFHPPTADEPHIVYDGHPESLLAELRRTRPSTDGGLH